In Gimesia sp., the following are encoded in one genomic region:
- a CDS encoding vWA domain-containing protein yields the protein MNLLSSVSQFMMLAADETTAFRSIEYDTPDTGWGWLLLLGGLALVLVLSIRTIWKDSFQLPVFWRCWLTGLRLAVLIALIVIVFNPHERTQKMSFRPSRVAVLVDTSLSMRHPNELVSANASSPASRNVPSRMEAIEKLLADSPLIADLQKSHQVSVYTFDQALKGPHHVFQRELQDKTSNTEESADTTSTETDTKVDWSTLLQPQGLETRLGEQLGQLIREINGSTLSGIIVATDGASNAGTDLLSANEAAKEAKVRLITLGVGSPTRPANLQVSKIIAPTDVQFGDAFEITALLQAVGMPGKNITLELLKKLPGDAEPTVIESRDILLPTEDGLPLDVKFERTPAEEGEITYAIRVRGNQLAQDANAMDNELEHTVNVFSRPTRVLVIAGGPMRDYRFARTMLYRHPSIKSDVWLQSAPPGVSQDADQLLYEFPERADLFEYDVVLAFDVNWSLLSEEQMLNLNEWVSSGGGGIVLVAGDVYTPKMSLESDKYQSILDLYPVFINSFVRDYLDQEATQIRRIEWTQAGLDAGFLMLTDDPATSKELWETFPGLYRCYPSNGAKAAATVYAHFPDPKTQTEHGFSILMASQYFGEGRCFYLGSPEMWRLRSVDEDYYDRFWTKLIRNVGQGRTRRGTKRGTLILERDEYVLGQTVSVRVRLLDPEFQPLVQESVPMEVIDPRGRPLVPNLLLMQDRNRPGEYTASFRASLPGKYRFNVTVPNSKGQAVEGSLNVLLPRLEDESLSQNVKGLKELARDTGGAYLALEEAETIPALLPDQGEEFLIDERLRTLWDQAWVFFLLAGLLATEWLTRKLFKLS from the coding sequence ATGAACCTACTGAGCTCTGTCTCCCAATTCATGATGCTGGCTGCCGACGAAACCACGGCGTTTCGTTCGATCGAATACGATACGCCCGATACCGGCTGGGGCTGGCTGCTACTGTTGGGGGGGCTGGCACTGGTACTGGTCCTGTCGATTCGCACCATCTGGAAAGATTCGTTTCAGCTGCCCGTGTTCTGGCGGTGCTGGTTGACCGGGTTGCGTCTGGCGGTGCTGATTGCATTGATTGTCATCGTATTCAACCCGCATGAACGCACACAGAAAATGTCGTTCCGCCCATCCCGGGTTGCGGTGCTGGTCGATACATCACTCTCCATGAGGCACCCGAATGAGCTAGTCTCTGCAAATGCAAGTTCCCCTGCCAGTCGAAACGTCCCCAGTCGGATGGAAGCCATAGAAAAACTGCTCGCGGATTCTCCTCTGATCGCAGACCTGCAGAAGAGTCACCAGGTCAGTGTCTACACGTTCGACCAGGCCCTGAAAGGGCCACACCATGTCTTCCAGCGTGAGTTACAAGACAAAACTTCCAATACTGAAGAATCAGCTGATACTACATCCACAGAGACGGATACTAAAGTTGACTGGAGCACTCTGCTGCAACCTCAAGGGCTCGAAACGAGACTGGGGGAACAACTGGGGCAACTGATCCGCGAAATCAATGGTTCAACGCTGTCGGGAATTATCGTGGCCACCGATGGTGCCTCTAATGCAGGCACTGATTTACTCTCTGCCAACGAAGCAGCAAAGGAAGCCAAAGTTCGTCTGATTACTCTCGGGGTCGGCAGCCCGACACGACCGGCTAACCTGCAGGTTTCAAAAATCATCGCTCCCACCGATGTACAGTTCGGTGATGCCTTTGAAATCACCGCTCTGCTGCAGGCGGTCGGAATGCCAGGAAAAAATATCACACTGGAGTTGCTGAAAAAGCTGCCGGGAGATGCAGAACCAACGGTGATTGAGTCTCGCGACATTCTATTGCCGACAGAAGACGGTCTGCCTCTGGATGTCAAATTTGAACGGACGCCCGCCGAAGAGGGAGAAATCACCTACGCAATCCGGGTGCGCGGCAATCAGCTGGCCCAGGATGCGAACGCGATGGACAACGAACTGGAACACACAGTGAATGTCTTCAGCCGTCCGACTCGGGTCCTGGTGATCGCAGGTGGTCCGATGCGGGATTACCGCTTCGCCCGTACAATGCTTTACCGCCACCCCTCCATCAAGTCAGATGTCTGGCTGCAATCTGCTCCCCCGGGTGTCTCACAAGATGCAGACCAGTTGCTGTATGAATTTCCCGAACGAGCTGACCTGTTTGAATATGACGTCGTGCTGGCCTTCGATGTGAACTGGAGCCTGTTATCCGAAGAACAGATGCTGAATCTGAATGAGTGGGTCTCCTCCGGGGGCGGTGGCATCGTGCTGGTTGCCGGTGATGTCTATACCCCTAAAATGTCACTGGAAAGTGACAAGTATCAGTCGATTCTCGATCTGTACCCAGTCTTCATTAATTCCTTTGTAAGGGATTATCTCGATCAGGAAGCGACACAGATTCGCCGCATCGAATGGACACAAGCGGGACTGGATGCCGGTTTCCTCATGCTGACCGACGATCCGGCGACCTCGAAAGAGCTCTGGGAAACATTCCCGGGGCTGTATCGCTGTTATCCCTCTAACGGAGCCAAAGCTGCGGCGACAGTCTATGCTCATTTCCCCGATCCCAAAACGCAAACCGAACACGGTTTTTCGATTCTGATGGCTTCGCAGTATTTCGGTGAAGGCCGCTGCTTCTACCTCGGCAGTCCCGAAATGTGGCGTCTCCGATCCGTTGATGAAGATTATTATGACCGCTTCTGGACCAAACTGATCCGCAATGTCGGACAGGGACGTACTCGACGGGGTACGAAGCGGGGGACCCTGATTCTCGAACGGGATGAATACGTTCTGGGACAGACCGTCTCGGTACGGGTTCGACTGCTGGATCCGGAATTCCAGCCGCTGGTTCAGGAATCGGTGCCAATGGAAGTCATTGATCCACGCGGACGCCCTCTGGTACCCAATCTGCTCTTAATGCAGGACCGGAACCGTCCGGGGGAATACACGGCCAGCTTCCGAGCCAGCCTGCCCGGGAAGTATCGTTTCAATGTGACCGTTCCAAATTCCAAGGGACAGGCCGTCGAAGGCAGTCTGAATGTCCTGCTGCCCCGACTGGAGGATGAATCACTGAGCCAGAATGTCAAAGGCCTCAAGGAACTGGCCCGCGATACGGGCGGTGCGTATCTTGCACTGGAAGAAGCGGAAACAATTCCCGCACTGCTGCCCGACCAGGGTGAAGAGTTTTTGATCGACGAACGCTTGAGAACCCTCTGGGATCAGGCCTGGGTCTTCTTCCTGTTAGCAGGCCTGCTGGCGACGGAGTGGCTGACACGAAAACTGTTTAAATTATCATGA
- a CDS encoding BatA domain-containing protein, whose product MEAWLTQHFVNSALVYTGVAMVAAPIIIHLINRFQYKRVRFAAMEFLLQSQQTNQRRVLLEQLLLLLLRILLIVCLLLLIARLILDPDQLSMFQGAKSHHVIVLDDSGSMRNVWGEQSAFQEGLQVVRKIAAEGTSRPNTEKFSLILLSRADAPLFLQRDINEELINELDAKLGNLTCSHQSLDLNQGLEAAADLLNEDRAVIKTLHLISDFRKADWQEKKSVAATIEKLSSNDTTVNLVKTVPDSQPNLAITELSGATEVAAVDVPLRLRVSVKNFGDKVAQDVRVSAFVDQNKLPMSIVFDKIEAGSEVSQDFDVVFNKPNLHQINVSLSNDALDSDNERFLSINVKQSNPVLIVDGNPSGNEWMYVQTAIAPDAAITGFAPSVENVDYLRRHPLNQFKNIYLLNVAELPLDAIDALETFVKNGGGLIWFAGPSVQPAFYNDKLYKEGNGLFPAPLEIAPRDLPARDSNTLVDLEVGDHPLFSVFAGQDNPLIEAVSIMRYFPISAQWLQNKAAAASGVSIIAKLRNQDPLILEHRLGKGRIITCLTSAGPVQTSQGEPWNSWALNPSYIVFQLELQKYLVQSRSHEQAETSGDPIAFSLDAAAYTDEVEIQTPVTAGGRTVRLKATPQQDSDASNSGDLKLITTFRETDQPGVYTVQLKRQDQTVESQMYAFNFPVTESNLELATTDELTAELGNSPSIQIQEPGEFQWIQGQEAGREITNTILIILFILLLCEQLLAYRLSYHPQTASVAA is encoded by the coding sequence ATGGAAGCCTGGTTAACACAACATTTTGTGAATTCAGCACTGGTCTATACCGGTGTCGCGATGGTCGCTGCGCCGATCATTATCCATCTGATTAACCGCTTCCAGTATAAACGCGTCCGATTTGCCGCCATGGAATTCCTGCTGCAAAGCCAGCAGACCAACCAGCGGCGGGTGCTTCTGGAACAACTGCTGCTTCTGCTGCTGCGGATCCTGTTAATCGTCTGTCTGCTGCTGCTGATTGCGCGGCTGATTCTCGATCCGGATCAGCTCTCGATGTTTCAAGGAGCCAAGTCGCATCACGTGATCGTACTCGACGACAGCGGCTCTATGCGCAATGTCTGGGGTGAGCAGTCGGCGTTTCAGGAAGGACTGCAGGTCGTCCGTAAAATTGCCGCGGAGGGGACGAGTCGTCCCAACACCGAAAAATTCTCTCTGATCCTGCTCTCCCGCGCGGACGCGCCACTGTTCCTGCAACGTGACATCAACGAGGAGCTGATCAACGAACTCGATGCCAAGCTCGGAAATCTCACCTGTTCCCATCAGAGCCTGGACCTGAATCAGGGTCTGGAAGCGGCCGCGGATCTGCTGAATGAAGACCGGGCGGTGATTAAAACCCTGCACCTGATTTCCGACTTCCGTAAAGCAGACTGGCAGGAGAAAAAATCGGTCGCAGCGACGATCGAAAAGTTGAGCAGCAACGATACTACGGTCAATCTGGTCAAAACAGTTCCGGACTCACAGCCCAACCTGGCGATTACGGAACTCTCGGGCGCTACGGAGGTCGCAGCCGTCGATGTCCCGCTCCGCTTACGTGTCAGCGTTAAAAACTTTGGTGACAAGGTGGCTCAAGATGTCCGCGTCTCGGCTTTCGTGGATCAGAACAAACTGCCGATGAGCATTGTATTTGACAAGATTGAAGCCGGCAGCGAAGTCTCCCAGGATTTTGATGTCGTGTTCAATAAACCGAATCTGCATCAGATTAATGTCAGTCTGAGTAACGATGCACTCGACAGCGACAACGAACGTTTTCTGTCCATCAACGTCAAGCAGTCAAATCCAGTTCTGATTGTGGACGGGAATCCTTCCGGCAACGAATGGATGTACGTCCAGACCGCGATTGCTCCCGACGCCGCCATCACAGGATTTGCGCCCTCGGTCGAAAATGTCGACTACCTGCGCAGACACCCATTGAATCAGTTTAAGAATATCTACCTGCTCAATGTGGCCGAGTTGCCTCTCGATGCAATTGATGCCCTGGAGACTTTCGTCAAAAACGGGGGCGGCCTGATCTGGTTCGCAGGTCCTTCGGTCCAGCCTGCGTTTTACAACGACAAACTTTACAAGGAAGGGAACGGACTGTTCCCGGCGCCGCTGGAAATTGCGCCTCGTGACCTGCCTGCACGTGACTCGAATACCCTGGTCGACCTGGAGGTCGGTGACCATCCGCTGTTTTCCGTTTTCGCAGGTCAGGACAATCCCCTGATCGAAGCGGTGTCGATCATGCGTTACTTCCCGATTTCTGCCCAGTGGCTGCAAAACAAGGCTGCCGCCGCTTCGGGAGTCAGCATCATCGCCAAGCTGAGAAATCAGGATCCGCTGATCCTGGAACACCGACTGGGGAAAGGACGCATTATTACCTGTCTGACTTCTGCCGGTCCTGTCCAGACCAGCCAGGGAGAGCCCTGGAATTCCTGGGCGCTGAATCCAAGTTATATCGTCTTCCAGTTGGAACTGCAGAAATACCTGGTCCAGTCTCGCTCCCACGAGCAGGCTGAGACATCCGGGGATCCGATCGCCTTCTCACTGGATGCAGCCGCCTACACCGATGAAGTAGAAATCCAAACACCCGTGACCGCCGGCGGACGGACCGTACGACTCAAAGCCACTCCCCAACAGGACAGTGACGCGAGTAACTCAGGTGACCTGAAACTGATTACGACTTTTCGCGAGACCGACCAGCCGGGTGTCTACACAGTACAGCTGAAGCGTCAGGACCAGACTGTTGAATCCCAGATGTATGCGTTCAATTTCCCTGTCACCGAAAGCAATCTGGAACTGGCGACGACAGATGAACTCACAGCCGAGCTAGGAAACTCGCCCTCAATTCAGATTCAGGAACCCGGTGAATTCCAGTGGATTCAGGGTCAGGAAGCGGGGCGGGAAATCACCAACACGATTCTGATCATCCTGTTTATACTATTGCTCTGTGAACAGCTGCTGGCTTACCGCCTGAGCTACCATCCCCAGACTGCGAGCGTTGCCGCATGA
- a CDS encoding DUF58 domain-containing protein: MLPEAISRISRLEIRARSIVEGFLSGLHRSPFFGQSVEFAQHREYAPGDDVRNIDWKVWSKTDKYYIKQYEEDTNLRTTLLVDVSESMQFGTGPLNKYEYGCTAAAALAYLLLKQQDSVGLVTFDDAIRSKVPALSKRTHLNSLLSALAAEKPAQKTDIYDVLKEVAETRSQKGTIILISDLFVNRESLFKGLRLLQYRGHDLMLLHILDDQELDFDYAGTTRFEGMEETGELVCDPRSLREGYLKAMHEFLHDVKRRCARNKFDYQTIRTSEYLDAALAHYLNHRIGMQQSIRQ; this comes from the coding sequence TTGCTGCCTGAAGCCATCTCCCGCATCTCGCGGCTGGAAATTCGGGCACGCTCGATCGTCGAAGGCTTTCTGTCCGGGTTGCACCGTAGTCCTTTTTTCGGCCAGTCGGTGGAATTCGCTCAGCACCGCGAGTATGCCCCGGGTGATGACGTCCGGAATATCGACTGGAAGGTCTGGTCGAAAACCGACAAGTATTACATTAAGCAGTACGAAGAAGATACCAACCTCCGCACCACCCTGCTCGTCGATGTCAGCGAATCGATGCAGTTTGGTACGGGACCGTTGAATAAATATGAATATGGGTGTACGGCAGCAGCCGCCCTGGCTTACCTGCTGCTCAAACAGCAGGACTCAGTGGGACTGGTCACTTTTGATGACGCCATTCGCTCCAAAGTTCCTGCACTAAGTAAGCGAACTCACCTGAATTCACTACTGAGTGCCCTGGCGGCAGAAAAACCTGCTCAAAAAACGGACATTTATGACGTACTAAAAGAGGTCGCCGAAACGCGATCGCAAAAAGGGACGATCATCCTCATATCCGATTTATTCGTTAACCGTGAAAGTCTGTTCAAAGGGCTGCGACTGCTGCAGTATCGCGGACACGATCTGATGCTCCTGCACATTCTGGATGATCAGGAGCTCGATTTTGATTATGCAGGTACGACTCGGTTTGAAGGAATGGAAGAAACAGGCGAACTGGTCTGCGATCCCCGCTCGCTGCGCGAGGGCTATCTTAAGGCTATGCATGAGTTTCTGCATGACGTAAAACGCCGTTGTGCCCGCAATAAATTTGACTATCAGACCATTCGCACCAGCGAGTATCTTGATGCCGCCCTGGCGCATTACCTGAACCACCGGATCGGGATGCAACAGTCGATCAGACAATAA
- a CDS encoding MoxR family ATPase produces MSDVQNESTGSPDLEITRESIDKLSSAYQQIHGEMSKVIVGQDDVIEQLLIALFSRGHCLLEGVPGLAKTLMISSLAQTLSMSFSRIQFTPDLMPADITGTDVLQENRESGEREFRFIPGPLFHNMVLADEINRTPPKTQAALLEAMQEHQVTVGQTRHLLSDPFFVLATQNPIEQEGTYSLPEAQQDRFMFKVYVKYPSFQEERQIARRTTSDSNDKIEHVLTAVDVLEIQKIVRQVPVSDHVIDYALALVRQTRINEPGTPDFINEWLSWGAGPRAVQNLLLGGKTRALLNGNAHVSTEDISALAAPVLRHRIVTNFAAESEGITSDLVIERLIKETPSKEGELTSDPRLQKIFAA; encoded by the coding sequence ATGTCGGACGTACAAAATGAATCCACAGGATCTCCCGATCTGGAAATCACGCGGGAGTCGATTGATAAACTGAGTTCTGCTTACCAGCAGATTCATGGCGAAATGTCAAAAGTAATTGTCGGTCAGGATGACGTGATCGAACAGTTGCTGATTGCCCTGTTCAGCCGGGGGCACTGTCTGCTGGAAGGGGTACCCGGGCTGGCGAAAACCCTGATGATCAGCTCGCTGGCACAAACGCTGTCGATGTCGTTCAGCCGCATCCAGTTTACCCCCGACCTGATGCCCGCCGACATTACGGGAACCGACGTACTCCAGGAAAATCGCGAGTCAGGCGAACGCGAATTTCGTTTCATTCCTGGTCCGCTGTTTCACAATATGGTCCTCGCGGATGAAATCAACCGAACGCCTCCCAAAACACAGGCAGCGCTGCTGGAAGCGATGCAGGAGCACCAGGTGACTGTCGGACAGACGCGGCACCTGCTCAGTGATCCCTTCTTCGTCCTGGCGACGCAGAACCCGATCGAACAGGAAGGGACCTACTCACTGCCAGAAGCACAGCAGGACCGCTTCATGTTTAAAGTGTATGTGAAATACCCGTCATTCCAGGAAGAACGACAGATCGCCCGCCGGACAACATCTGATTCTAACGACAAAATCGAACACGTCCTGACGGCCGTGGATGTACTGGAGATTCAAAAGATCGTACGACAGGTCCCTGTCTCGGACCACGTCATCGATTATGCACTGGCACTGGTCAGACAGACCCGGATCAATGAACCGGGAACCCCTGATTTCATCAATGAGTGGCTGAGCTGGGGCGCTGGTCCGCGTGCGGTACAGAACCTGTTGCTCGGTGGAAAAACACGTGCTCTGTTGAACGGAAACGCTCACGTCTCAACAGAAGATATCAGCGCTCTGGCCGCTCCCGTGTTGCGGCATCGTATCGTGACGAACTTCGCTGCGGAATCGGAAGGGATTACCTCCGACCTGGTGATTGAGCGTTTGATAAAAGAGACACCGTCTAAGGAAGGCGAACTGACCAGTGACCCAAGATTACAGAAAATTTTTGCTGCCTGA
- the purL gene encoding phosphoribosylformylglycinamidine synthase subunit PurL produces the protein MLCEVEIKPAENQIDREGARILKECQVLGANSIRSVQTAHSFLLEGNLDQAGLEQIARNLLADPVVETFEIRTLSGESTESGSSEPLLNVMFKPGVTDNVANSARDAIADLGLAIENVATCRKYWVNSDADSDEIDRMASKVLSNDAIEYVVRGPLLMDSIRLGSEYTFELVTVPIRDMNDSQLETLSREGQLYLNLAEMRTIKDYYVKQEKDPTDVELESVAQTWSEHCSHKTLAGRIHFRDGERDIHFENMLKETIFAATTEIRKSLGEKDWCVSVFADNAGVITFDDKQDVCFKVETHNHPSALEPYGGANTGLGGVIRDPLGTGLGGKPVCNTDVFCFAPPDISYDELPAGVLHPKAVATGVVSGVRDYGNRMGIPTVNGAVYFDERYLGNPLVYCGNVAMLPVGKSAKQQAQPGHYIVAVGGRTGRDGIHGATFSSAELTSESESLSGGAVQIGNAITEKMTMDVILEARDQELFSAITDCGAGGFSSAVGEMGEKTGAEVWLDKCPLKYAGLSYTEIWISEAQERMVLAVPPKNWEAFEKLCAGEGVEASVIGQFTDTQHLVLKYQDQIVGDLEMEFLHDGRPPIVRDAVYKTPEFTPLIPTQKDDYNKDLTSILSSLNVCSKEWIIRQYDQEVQAGSVVKPLVGVQNDGPSDAAVVRPDLTSTRGLVISCGMNPRYGDLSTHWMAASAIDEAIRNCVAVGANPNKIAILDNFCWGNTDRPETLGSLVAAALACQEFSIAYGSPFISGKDSLYNEFSYENEKGEKETVAIPPSLLISAIGQIPDVSRAITMDLKSPGNRIFLVGATRDELGGSHYALVNNLEGGEVPQVDKEDAPLIFNALHSAIQQQLVRSCHDLSEGGLAVAAAEMAFAGGYGMKLDPTRLPEALELSTASLLFSESNTRFLIEVAPDKIAALQLCFGELPLVEIGEVIGNRQLTIKGTSGSNVINLGLDELKSAWKNPLAWD, from the coding sequence ATGCTTTGCGAAGTCGAAATTAAACCAGCCGAGAACCAGATTGACCGTGAAGGTGCACGGATTCTCAAGGAATGTCAGGTTCTGGGTGCGAATTCCATTCGTTCCGTGCAGACGGCTCATTCCTTTCTGCTGGAAGGAAACCTGGATCAGGCCGGCCTCGAACAGATTGCCCGTAATCTGCTGGCTGACCCGGTGGTGGAAACTTTCGAGATTCGCACCCTTTCGGGTGAATCGACTGAGTCCGGATCGAGCGAACCGCTGCTGAATGTGATGTTCAAGCCGGGCGTGACTGACAACGTGGCCAACAGTGCCCGCGATGCGATTGCTGACCTCGGACTGGCTATCGAGAATGTCGCCACCTGTCGCAAGTACTGGGTCAACTCCGATGCAGACAGCGACGAGATTGATCGCATGGCGTCCAAAGTTCTCTCAAACGACGCCATCGAGTATGTCGTCCGCGGTCCCCTGTTGATGGACAGCATTCGCCTGGGAAGCGAGTACACGTTCGAACTGGTCACAGTACCCATTCGGGATATGAACGACAGCCAGCTGGAAACCCTGAGTCGCGAAGGCCAGCTGTATCTGAATCTGGCTGAGATGCGGACGATTAAGGACTATTACGTCAAACAGGAGAAAGATCCGACCGATGTTGAGCTGGAAAGTGTCGCTCAGACCTGGAGCGAACACTGTTCGCACAAAACCCTCGCTGGCCGCATCCATTTCCGGGATGGTGAACGGGATATCCATTTCGAAAACATGCTCAAAGAAACCATCTTTGCTGCCACAACCGAAATTCGGAAATCACTGGGCGAGAAAGACTGGTGCGTCAGTGTCTTCGCCGACAACGCAGGCGTAATCACCTTCGACGACAAGCAGGACGTCTGCTTCAAGGTAGAAACCCACAATCACCCCTCAGCCTTGGAGCCATACGGTGGTGCCAATACGGGCCTGGGGGGCGTGATTCGGGATCCGCTGGGTACCGGTCTGGGTGGTAAGCCGGTCTGTAATACCGATGTCTTCTGTTTCGCGCCTCCGGATATCTCTTACGATGAACTGCCCGCAGGCGTCTTACACCCCAAAGCGGTTGCCACCGGTGTGGTCTCGGGTGTCCGCGATTATGGAAACCGAATGGGAATTCCTACGGTCAACGGAGCGGTCTACTTTGATGAACGCTACCTGGGAAATCCTCTGGTTTACTGTGGGAACGTCGCGATGCTGCCCGTCGGTAAGTCGGCCAAACAACAGGCACAGCCGGGGCATTATATTGTCGCAGTGGGTGGCCGGACCGGGCGAGACGGGATTCATGGAGCCACGTTTTCCTCAGCAGAGCTGACCTCTGAGAGCGAATCCCTTTCAGGAGGTGCAGTACAGATCGGGAATGCGATCACAGAAAAAATGACAATGGACGTGATCCTTGAAGCCCGCGATCAAGAGCTGTTTTCCGCAATCACCGACTGTGGTGCCGGCGGATTCAGTAGTGCTGTCGGTGAGATGGGGGAAAAGACGGGCGCAGAAGTCTGGTTGGACAAGTGCCCGCTCAAATACGCAGGTTTGTCGTACACGGAAATCTGGATCTCCGAAGCGCAGGAGCGAATGGTACTGGCTGTCCCCCCGAAAAACTGGGAAGCCTTCGAGAAACTGTGCGCTGGTGAAGGAGTCGAAGCTTCTGTCATCGGTCAGTTCACAGACACACAACATCTTGTTCTGAAATACCAGGATCAGATTGTTGGAGATCTGGAGATGGAGTTTCTCCACGATGGACGACCGCCGATCGTGCGTGATGCGGTCTACAAGACACCGGAATTCACCCCGTTGATTCCAACACAGAAAGATGACTACAACAAAGACCTGACTTCCATTCTGAGTTCACTAAATGTCTGCAGCAAGGAGTGGATCATTCGCCAGTACGACCAGGAAGTCCAGGCCGGTAGCGTGGTCAAACCCCTGGTTGGAGTACAAAACGATGGTCCTTCAGATGCGGCAGTGGTACGTCCGGACCTGACTTCAACACGAGGACTGGTCATCTCCTGCGGTATGAATCCGCGTTATGGCGACCTGAGCACACATTGGATGGCGGCTTCGGCCATCGATGAAGCCATTCGTAACTGTGTTGCTGTGGGGGCTAATCCCAACAAGATCGCGATTCTCGACAACTTCTGCTGGGGCAATACCGACCGACCAGAAACCCTGGGCAGTCTCGTTGCTGCGGCCCTGGCCTGCCAGGAATTCTCAATCGCCTATGGTTCACCGTTTATCAGTGGTAAAGACAGTCTGTATAACGAATTCTCCTACGAGAACGAAAAGGGAGAAAAAGAGACCGTCGCGATTCCGCCTTCTCTGTTGATCAGTGCTATCGGCCAGATCCCGGACGTGAGCAGAGCGATCACAATGGACCTCAAGTCTCCCGGCAACCGGATCTTCCTGGTAGGTGCCACCCGTGATGAATTGGGCGGAAGCCATTATGCCCTGGTCAATAACCTGGAGGGGGGAGAGGTTCCGCAGGTCGATAAAGAGGACGCCCCGCTGATCTTCAACGCCCTGCACTCCGCGATTCAGCAGCAGCTCGTACGCAGTTGTCACGACCTGAGCGAAGGGGGACTGGCTGTTGCAGCGGCAGAAATGGCGTTTGCCGGCGGCTACGGAATGAAACTGGATCCAACCCGGCTACCGGAAGCTTTGGAACTGTCCACCGCCAGTCTGCTCTTCTCCGAAAGTAATACCCGTTTTCTGATCGAGGTCGCTCCGGATAAAATTGCCGCCCTGCAACTCTGCTTTGGGGAGTTGCCCCTGGTGGAAATCGGGGAAGTCATCGGAAATCGACAGCTCACGATCAAGGGCACTTCCGGAAGCAATGTAATCAATCTCGGCCTGGACGAACTAAAGTCCGCCTGGAAAAATCCACTGGCCTGGGATTAA
- a CDS encoding prephenate dehydrogenase — MTESSTQNSHLFKTIGVIGVGLLGGSIAAAARQRHLAETILGAGRNPSRMRAAQQSGLLDRGSTNIAETAAQSDLVIVCTPVNNIVQFIRIVAQNSRPGTVITDVGSTKQKICSELYGSLPEGVTFVASHPLAGSEKAGFEFADPELFAGRPCVVTPDDQTPDEAIERVKGFWEALGMHVLQTTPENHDRILAETSHLPHVISSALAMTLSEENRPFTSTGFRDTTRIAGGDPSIWIDILLSNSDAIIESIDKYTQSLARLREAIVNQDEKQLRQLLEDGKKNHDALNSAP; from the coding sequence ATGACTGAATCATCGACTCAAAATTCGCACCTCTTCAAAACGATCGGCGTCATTGGCGTCGGTCTGCTGGGAGGTTCTATTGCCGCTGCAGCGCGACAGCGACATCTGGCGGAAACGATTCTCGGAGCAGGACGAAATCCTTCCAGGATGCGGGCTGCCCAGCAGTCAGGACTGCTGGATCGGGGATCAACCAACATCGCAGAGACGGCAGCCCAGTCCGACCTTGTGATCGTCTGCACACCCGTCAACAACATCGTCCAGTTCATTCGCATCGTGGCTCAAAACAGCCGCCCGGGAACGGTAATTACCGATGTTGGCAGTACGAAGCAGAAAATCTGCTCCGAATTGTATGGGAGCCTGCCTGAGGGAGTCACATTTGTGGCATCACATCCCCTGGCCGGATCTGAAAAAGCCGGTTTTGAATTTGCCGACCCCGAACTGTTTGCGGGTCGTCCCTGTGTGGTGACGCCCGATGATCAAACACCGGATGAGGCCATCGAGCGGGTTAAAGGTTTCTGGGAAGCCCTGGGGATGCACGTTCTGCAGACCACGCCTGAAAATCATGATCGGATCCTGGCAGAAACCAGTCATCTACCGCATGTAATTTCCTCAGCCCTAGCGATGACTCTGTCAGAAGAGAATCGTCCGTTTACGTCTACCGGGTTTCGCGATACGACCCGGATCGCCGGCGGTGACCCATCGATCTGGATCGATATCCTGCTCAGCAACAGCGATGCCATTATTGAAAGCATCGACAAATATACCCAGTCCCTCGCCCGGTTGAGGGAGGCCATCGTCAACCAGGATGAAAAACAGCTGCGTCAGCTGCTGGAAGATGGCAAAAAGAATCACGATGCATTAAATTCAGCACCGTAA